From one Chlamydiifrater phoenicopteri genomic stretch:
- a CDS encoding transporter substrate-binding domain-containing protein, with protein MKKFLFFSFLPLFVLSGCSPNYGGRGSVDRERVLIVGTNATYPPYESVDEQGRIVGFDIDIAKELGVRLGKSVEVRELAFDALILSLKRGRIDLIISGMSVTPARLKEIFMVPYQGEEIENLFLISKQALTEDPGNFSQYSSVAVQSGTFQEEYLLSLRGVHVRSFDSVAELVMEVRYDKSPVAVLEPSVGQVTIEEFPEFFHYLVPLPNDQKIFGYGIGVSKAKEDLYEQIVTHIREMKTDGTIRRLERKWNLRKD; from the coding sequence ATGAAAAAGTTTTTGTTTTTTTCTTTTTTGCCTCTTTTTGTTTTGTCCGGTTGTTCCCCTAATTATGGAGGCAGGGGTAGCGTGGACAGAGAGCGTGTTCTTATTGTGGGGACTAATGCTACGTACCCACCTTATGAGTCTGTTGATGAGCAAGGGCGTATCGTCGGTTTTGACATCGATATAGCCAAGGAGCTCGGAGTTAGACTGGGAAAATCCGTGGAGGTGCGAGAGCTTGCTTTTGACGCATTGATTTTAAGTTTGAAACGTGGGCGTATAGATCTCATTATTTCGGGTATGTCTGTAACTCCTGCGCGGTTGAAGGAAATTTTTATGGTTCCCTATCAGGGGGAGGAGATAGAAAATTTATTTTTGATTAGCAAGCAAGCGTTAACAGAGGATCCTGGGAATTTTTCCCAATACTCGTCTGTAGCAGTGCAGTCGGGAACATTCCAGGAGGAGTATTTACTTTCTCTCAGAGGCGTGCACGTGCGTTCTTTTGACAGCGTGGCAGAGCTTGTTATGGAAGTTCGGTATGATAAATCTCCTGTAGCAGTTTTAGAACCTTCTGTTGGACAGGTTACTATCGAGGAATTTCCTGAGTTCTTCCATTACTTGGTCCCGCTTCCCAATGATCAGAAAATTTTTGGTTATGGGATAGGAGTTTCTAAAGCTAAAGAGGATCTCTATGAGCAGATTGTTACGCATATCCGAGAGATGAAAACGGACGGGACGATTCGTCGGCTTGAGAGGAAATGGAATCTTCGCAAAGACTAA